A region from the Nocardia terpenica genome encodes:
- the pgl gene encoding 6-phosphogluconolactonase: protein MSEPVVEVHSGTDDLVAAAAALFVAAVTRAQAERGSASVVLTGGGTGIGLLEVVRRFDDGIDWSRVDVFWGDERFVPAGDAERNELQARRALLDHVPVDPSRVHPVAASDGEYPDPIEAAAEYSAAVHAHLAEHGAFDLHLLGMGGEGHVNSLFPHTDAVREEHELVVAVTDSPKPPPVRVTLTLPAVRRARHVALVVGGEAKADAVAAALAGASAAEIPAAGARGTETTTWLLDEPAAAKLPR, encoded by the coding sequence ATGAGTGAGCCTGTGGTCGAAGTTCATTCGGGCACAGACGATCTGGTGGCCGCCGCGGCGGCGCTGTTCGTCGCGGCGGTGACCCGGGCGCAGGCCGAGCGCGGCTCGGCGTCGGTCGTGCTCACCGGCGGCGGGACCGGTATCGGGCTGCTGGAGGTGGTCCGCAGGTTCGACGACGGGATCGACTGGTCGCGAGTCGACGTGTTCTGGGGCGACGAGCGTTTCGTGCCCGCGGGCGATGCCGAACGCAACGAGTTGCAGGCCCGCCGGGCGCTGCTCGACCATGTGCCGGTGGATCCGTCCCGCGTGCACCCGGTCGCGGCGTCCGACGGCGAGTATCCGGATCCGATCGAGGCGGCCGCCGAGTACTCGGCCGCGGTGCACGCGCACCTGGCCGAGCACGGCGCGTTCGATCTGCACCTGCTCGGCATGGGCGGTGAGGGACATGTCAATTCGCTGTTCCCGCACACCGACGCCGTCCGCGAGGAGCACGAACTGGTGGTGGCGGTGACGGATTCGCCCAAACCGCCGCCGGTGCGGGTCACCCTGACCCTGCCCGCCGTGCGCCGCGCCCGGCACGTGGCGCTGGTCGTCGGCGGCGAGGCCAAGGCCGACGCGGTGGCCGCGGCGCTGGCCGGGGCCTCGGCCGCGGAGATTCCGGCGGCCGGTGCGCGCGGCACCGAGACCACCACCTGGCTGCTGGACGAGCCCGCCGCCGCGAAGCTGCCGCGCTGA
- a CDS encoding ArsR/SmtB family transcription factor, whose translation MAKRVADDRTSAERTALYRTLAHPLRGRILRHLGTHGEANSTTLAEVLNESTGTTSYHLRKLAESRLVEEIPEKSQGRERWWRALPFNHTTPDPATMEPAEYAAAEHLATLKIGADVQRYVRATREWSGPEGWAQVQRHGCYMTHEQLLAFMEEYMDLVAKHSHQRPDAPPDARPMAVPPSDARPMAVRLFAVPEDTE comes from the coding sequence ATGGCGAAACGCGTCGCGGACGACAGGACCAGCGCCGAGCGCACCGCGCTGTACCGGACCCTGGCCCACCCCTTGCGCGGCCGGATCCTGCGGCATCTCGGCACACACGGCGAGGCCAACTCCACGACGCTGGCCGAGGTGCTGAACGAGAGCACCGGGACCACCAGCTACCACCTCCGCAAGCTCGCCGAGTCACGGCTGGTGGAGGAGATCCCGGAGAAGTCGCAGGGCCGCGAACGCTGGTGGCGCGCACTGCCGTTCAACCACACCACCCCCGATCCGGCGACCATGGAACCCGCCGAGTACGCCGCCGCCGAACATCTGGCGACGCTCAAGATCGGCGCGGATGTCCAGCGCTATGTGCGCGCCACTCGGGAGTGGTCCGGCCCGGAGGGATGGGCGCAGGTGCAGCGGCACGGCTGCTATATGACCCACGAACAACTGCTGGCGTTCATGGAGGAGTACATGGATCTGGTCGCCAAGCACAGCCACCAGCGCCCCGACGCGCCGCCGGACGCGCGCCCGATGGCGGTGCCGCCATCGGACGCGCGCCCGATGGCGGTGCGCCTGTTCGCGGTGCCCGAGGACACGGAGTAA
- the opcA gene encoding glucose-6-phosphate dehydrogenase assembly protein OpcA: protein MIVDMPDTSTPDVAKRLVQLRESNGVITTGRVLTLVVCTLDSSEAEDAIDAANDASREHPCRVIVLARGDRFADTKLDAQIRVGGDAGAAEVIVLRLQGELVNHESSVVVPFLLPDTPVVAWWPRGAPEDPSRDSVGRLAKRRITDATFATDPQETIKKRLGSYAPGNTDLAWSRITYWRALLAAAMDEPPFEPVQSVTVSGLHEEPALDILAGWLAARLDCPVRRCVGPLKVELHRPTVSIAISRPQTGRTATLSRTGEPEQRFALARRETKDCLAEELRRLDADEVYAEALAGIERVIYE, encoded by the coding sequence GTGATAGTGGACATGCCCGACACCAGCACTCCCGACGTCGCCAAGCGCCTGGTGCAGCTGCGGGAGAGCAACGGCGTCATCACCACGGGCCGGGTGCTCACGCTGGTGGTGTGCACGCTGGACAGCTCCGAGGCCGAGGACGCCATCGACGCCGCCAACGACGCCAGCCGCGAACACCCCTGCCGGGTCATCGTTCTCGCGCGCGGCGACCGGTTCGCCGACACCAAGCTGGACGCGCAGATCCGGGTCGGCGGGGATGCGGGCGCGGCCGAGGTGATAGTGCTCCGGCTGCAGGGTGAGCTGGTCAATCACGAGAGCAGTGTGGTCGTCCCGTTCCTGCTGCCCGACACCCCGGTGGTGGCGTGGTGGCCGCGCGGGGCGCCGGAGGATCCGTCGCGGGATTCGGTGGGGCGCTTGGCGAAACGGCGCATCACCGACGCCACCTTCGCGACCGATCCGCAGGAGACGATCAAGAAGCGGCTGGGCTCCTACGCGCCCGGCAATACCGATCTGGCGTGGAGCCGCATCACCTACTGGCGGGCGCTGCTGGCCGCGGCGATGGACGAGCCGCCGTTCGAGCCGGTGCAGTCGGTGACGGTGTCCGGGCTGCACGAGGAACCGGCGCTCGACATCCTGGCCGGGTGGCTGGCCGCGCGGTTGGACTGCCCGGTGCGGCGGTGCGTCGGCCCGCTGAAGGTGGAGCTGCACCGGCCGACGGTGTCGATCGCGATCTCCCGGCCGCAGACCGGCCGCACCGCGACGCTGAGCCGCACCGGCGAGCCGGAGCAGCGCTTCGCGCTGGCGCGGCGGGAGACCAAGGACTGTCTGGCCGAGGAGCTGCGCCGATTGGACGCCGACGAGGTGTACGCCGAGGCGCTGGCCGGGATCGAAAGGGTGATCTATGAGTGA
- the zwf gene encoding glucose-6-phosphate dehydrogenase, which yields MAGEETTAAPGNPLREERDKRLPRIAGPCSMVIFGVTGDLSRKKLMPAIYDLANRGLLPPGFALVGFARRDFADEDFAQLVLEAVKDHARTPFRQEVWDQLSEGIRFVQGTFDDDAAFSQLAATLKQLDHDRGTGGNHAFYLSIPPNAFPVVLQQLSRTGLAAPPEPEPGRPQPWRRVVIEKPFGHDLASAQALNALVNRVFPEETVFRIDHYLGKETVQNLLALRFANELFEPTWNSNYVDHVQITMAEDIGLGGRAGYYDGIGAARDVIQNHLLQLLALTAMEDPVSFQPRQLQIEKIKVLSATKLVEPLDETTARGQYTGGWQGSDRVVGLLDEEGFDPNSRTETYAAVTLNVDTRRWAGVPFYLRTGKRLGRRVTEIAVMFKRAPHLPFDQTMTEELGQNALVIRVQPDEGITLRFGSKVPGSGMEVRDVNMDFSYGESFTESSPEAYERLILDVLLGVPSLFPVNEEVELSWRILDPVLEHWAADGKPEPYEAGTWGPNSADEMLARTGREWRRP from the coding sequence ATGGCCGGCGAGGAAACGACGGCCGCACCGGGGAATCCGCTACGCGAGGAACGCGACAAGCGGCTGCCCCGGATCGCGGGTCCGTGCAGCATGGTGATCTTCGGTGTGACCGGAGATCTGTCCCGCAAGAAACTGATGCCGGCCATCTACGACCTGGCCAACCGCGGGCTGTTACCGCCCGGGTTCGCGCTGGTCGGGTTCGCGCGTCGCGATTTCGCCGACGAGGACTTCGCGCAACTGGTGCTGGAGGCGGTCAAGGACCACGCGCGGACGCCGTTCCGCCAGGAGGTCTGGGACCAGCTCTCCGAGGGAATCCGGTTCGTGCAGGGCACCTTCGACGACGACGCCGCTTTCTCCCAGCTGGCGGCCACCCTGAAGCAGCTCGACCACGACCGCGGCACCGGCGGCAATCACGCCTTCTACCTGTCCATTCCGCCGAACGCGTTTCCGGTTGTGCTGCAACAGCTTTCGCGGACCGGGCTGGCGGCGCCGCCGGAACCCGAGCCGGGCCGGCCCCAGCCGTGGCGGCGGGTGGTCATCGAGAAGCCGTTCGGGCACGACCTGGCCAGCGCGCAGGCGCTCAACGCCCTGGTGAATCGGGTCTTCCCCGAGGAGACGGTGTTCCGCATCGACCACTACCTCGGCAAGGAGACGGTGCAGAACCTGCTGGCGCTGCGCTTCGCCAACGAGCTGTTCGAGCCGACCTGGAACTCCAACTACGTCGACCACGTGCAGATCACGATGGCCGAGGACATCGGATTGGGCGGGCGCGCAGGCTATTACGACGGCATCGGCGCCGCCCGCGACGTCATCCAGAACCATCTGCTGCAGCTGCTGGCGCTGACGGCGATGGAGGATCCGGTCAGCTTCCAGCCGCGGCAGCTGCAGATCGAGAAGATCAAGGTGCTCTCGGCCACGAAGCTGGTGGAGCCGCTGGACGAGACCACCGCGCGCGGCCAGTACACCGGCGGCTGGCAGGGCAGCGACCGGGTGGTGGGCCTGCTGGACGAGGAGGGCTTCGACCCGAACTCGCGCACCGAGACCTACGCCGCGGTCACGCTCAACGTCGACACCCGGCGCTGGGCGGGGGTGCCGTTCTATCTGCGCACCGGAAAACGCCTGGGCCGCAGGGTGACCGAGATCGCGGTGATGTTCAAGCGGGCGCCGCACCTGCCGTTCGACCAGACCATGACCGAGGAGCTCGGGCAGAACGCGCTGGTCATCCGGGTGCAGCCGGACGAGGGCATCACGCTGCGGTTCGGGTCCAAGGTGCCCGGGTCGGGCATGGAGGTGCGCGACGTCAATATGGATTTCAGCTACGGCGAGTCGTTCACCGAGTCCTCGCCGGAGGCGTACGAGCGGCTCATCCTGGACGTGCTGCTCGGGGTGCCGTCGCTGTTCCCGGTCAACGAGGAGGTCGAATTGTCCTGGCGCATCCTCGATCCCGTGCTCGAGCACTGGGCCGCGGACGGGAAGCCCGAGCCGTACGAGGCGGGCACGTGGGGGCCGAACTCGGCCGACGAGATGCTGGCCCGCACCGGCCGGGAATGGCGGCGGCCGTGA
- a CDS encoding LysR family transcriptional regulator: MELRHLRAYLALCEERNYTRAAHRLHLTQPSLTRTIQQLERLLDCRLVERSSRRFELTDDGARFLTHARRIVGDLDTVVADLHLRSVVAVGFSWLLPDTWFATARTRFEELGGRVQIHRVDDPVAALLGGRVDIALYRKRIRLPRTLAARRICTERRVLAVSTRSRLAEAGVPRWQELARYPLVVNTVSGTTDETSWESAESGREIVTCTNFDEWIELIAADRGIGVVPELARARAPHPGVTYIDVPDAPPSHVYLAWRVKPVPARSVQRFLEVA; this comes from the coding sequence CCTGCATCTGACCCAGCCCTCGCTCACCCGCACCATCCAGCAGCTCGAGCGGCTGCTCGACTGCCGACTCGTGGAGCGCAGTTCCCGGCGGTTCGAGCTGACCGACGACGGTGCGCGGTTCCTGACGCACGCCCGCCGCATCGTCGGCGACCTCGATACCGTCGTCGCGGATCTGCACCTGCGGTCGGTGGTGGCGGTGGGTTTCTCCTGGCTGCTGCCGGACACCTGGTTCGCGACCGCACGCACCCGGTTCGAGGAGCTCGGCGGGCGGGTGCAGATCCACCGGGTGGACGATCCGGTCGCGGCGCTGCTCGGCGGGCGGGTGGATATCGCCCTGTACCGCAAGCGGATTCGGCTGCCGCGCACGCTGGCGGCGCGGCGGATCTGCACCGAGCGCCGGGTGCTGGCGGTCTCGACCCGATCGCGGCTGGCGGAGGCGGGCGTGCCGCGCTGGCAGGAGCTGGCGCGATATCCGTTGGTGGTCAACACCGTTTCCGGGACCACGGACGAAACCTCCTGGGAGTCGGCCGAATCCGGCCGCGAGATCGTCACCTGCACCAACTTCGACGAATGGATCGAGCTCATCGCGGCCGACCGCGGCATCGGCGTCGTGCCCGAACTCGCCCGCGCCCGCGCACCGCATCCGGGCGTGACCTACATCGACGTGCCCGATGCCCCGCCCTCGCACGTCTACCTGGCCTGGCGGGTCAAGCCCGTGCCCGCCCGCTCGGTGCAGCGTTTCCTCGAGGTGGCCTGA
- a CDS encoding alpha/beta fold hydrolase: MAPTHRFVATNGIRLHIAEQGTGYPVVCCHGFPHGWYVWHRQLSALAAAGYRAIAPDLRGYGRTEAPVGVEAHTNRAVIGDLLGLLDDLEAERAAFVGLDFGAQLVWELALRAPERVAAAIVLNNPYAPRPPKPPSAYWVKAAQRHFLHLSYFQEQGVADAELAARPREFLARVFHSLSGDYHYLDTWNNPPGLGYLEVLPQAPTLPWAWLSEPEFDTLAREFERTGFTGGLAWYRALDRNWELTADLPTTVAVPTYFLYGENDPDMEGFSGRDPLATLRAHVTDLRAVEKVPGAGHLVQLERTDAVNDFLLRHLRDLD, encoded by the coding sequence GTGGCGCCGACACACCGGTTCGTGGCGACCAACGGCATTCGCCTGCACATCGCCGAACAGGGCACCGGATACCCGGTGGTCTGCTGTCACGGCTTCCCGCACGGCTGGTACGTCTGGCACCGGCAGCTGTCGGCGCTGGCCGCGGCGGGCTACCGGGCCATCGCCCCCGACCTGCGCGGCTACGGCCGCACCGAGGCCCCCGTGGGAGTCGAGGCGCACACCAATCGAGCGGTGATCGGCGATCTGCTCGGCCTGCTCGACGACCTCGAGGCCGAGCGGGCGGCATTCGTCGGCCTCGACTTCGGCGCACAGCTGGTGTGGGAACTGGCATTACGGGCCCCGGAGCGGGTGGCCGCGGCGATCGTGCTGAACAATCCGTACGCGCCGCGCCCGCCGAAGCCGCCGTCGGCCTACTGGGTGAAGGCGGCGCAGCGGCACTTCCTGCACCTGTCGTATTTTCAGGAGCAGGGCGTGGCCGATGCCGAATTGGCCGCGCGCCCACGGGAATTCCTGGCCCGGGTGTTCCATTCGCTCAGCGGCGACTACCACTACCTCGACACCTGGAACAACCCGCCCGGACTCGGCTACCTCGAGGTGCTGCCGCAGGCCCCCACGCTGCCCTGGGCGTGGCTGAGCGAGCCCGAATTCGACACCCTGGCACGGGAATTCGAGCGCACCGGCTTCACCGGCGGCCTGGCCTGGTACCGCGCGCTGGACCGCAACTGGGAGCTGACCGCCGACCTGCCGACCACCGTGGCCGTGCCCACCTACTTCCTCTACGGCGAAAACGACCCGGACATGGAGGGTTTCAGCGGTCGCGACCCGCTGGCGACCCTGCGCGCCCACGTCACCGATCTGCGCGCCGTCGAAAAGGTCCCCGGCGCAGGGCATCTGGTGCAGCTGGAGCGAACGGACGCGGTGAACGACTTCCTGCTCCGCCATCTGCGGGACCTGGACTAG
- a CDS encoding SDR family NAD(P)-dependent oxidoreductase, which translates to MNGILSGRVAVVTGAGRGIGKGIALELGAAGATVYVTGRSATPGRLPGTVAETAAQIGELGGRGVAYVCDHRDDAAVKGLFGKVRAEHGRLDVLVNNVYNSPASARWLGKPFWEVPPAAWDEGFDVGVRSHYVASHFAAPLLIAADGLIVNVSSPGATHYTHNAVYGVAKAALDRLTADLAHDLGDTAVTAVSLWPGIVNTELLQLIPPGPDGRRLITLPGEGTFDLSEAETPRFPGRAVVALATDPNRHTRTGKPWRVADLADAYGFTDIDGRVPRANPVSP; encoded by the coding sequence GTGAACGGAATACTGTCCGGCCGGGTCGCGGTCGTCACCGGGGCGGGCCGGGGTATCGGCAAGGGCATCGCGCTGGAGCTCGGCGCGGCCGGGGCGACGGTCTACGTGACCGGGCGCTCCGCGACGCCCGGGCGGCTGCCGGGTACGGTCGCCGAGACCGCGGCGCAGATCGGCGAGCTCGGCGGTCGGGGCGTCGCGTACGTCTGCGATCATCGCGACGATGCCGCGGTCAAGGGCCTGTTCGGCAAGGTGCGCGCCGAGCACGGGCGGCTCGACGTGCTGGTCAACAATGTCTACAACTCCCCCGCCTCGGCCCGGTGGCTGGGCAAGCCGTTCTGGGAGGTGCCACCGGCCGCGTGGGACGAGGGTTTCGATGTCGGCGTCCGATCGCATTACGTGGCAAGCCATTTCGCCGCGCCGCTGCTGATCGCCGCGGACGGCCTGATCGTGAACGTCTCCTCCCCCGGCGCGACGCACTACACGCACAATGCCGTCTACGGGGTCGCCAAGGCCGCCCTCGACCGGCTCACCGCCGACCTCGCCCACGACCTCGGCGACACCGCGGTGACCGCCGTCTCCCTCTGGCCCGGCATCGTGAACACCGAACTGCTGCAACTGATCCCGCCCGGACCCGACGGCCGCCGCCTGATCACCCTGCCCGGCGAGGGCACCTTCGACCTGAGCGAGGCCGAGACCCCTCGATTCCCCGGCCGCGCCGTCGTCGCCCTCGCCACCGACCCGAACCGCCACACCCGCACCGGAAAACCTTGGCGCGTAGCCGATCTGGCCGACGCCTACGGCTTCACCGATATCGACGGCCGCGTGCCCCGCGCCAATCCGGTGAGCCCCTGA
- a CDS encoding nitroreductase family protein — MSDSQAVDDFAAVDAAVATLRSVRHFLPNPVPRVIIEQAVDVARWTGSARNRQPWRFVAVTDPRLRAGLSRLGDYAQLLGRAPLVLVLLSQDNGYTDTEFDLGRIAQSICLVVHDRGLGTCLTTLHPDENVREAAELLGVPDGWLPRHAIALGYTDADNHRSPTAVPRGRLPVSELLTWVP; from the coding sequence ATGAGCGATTCACAGGCGGTCGACGATTTCGCGGCGGTGGACGCGGCGGTCGCGACGCTACGGTCGGTGCGGCACTTCCTCCCGAACCCGGTGCCCCGGGTGATCATCGAGCAGGCCGTGGATGTCGCCCGCTGGACGGGGTCGGCCCGCAATCGGCAGCCGTGGCGGTTCGTGGCGGTCACCGATCCGCGGCTGCGGGCCGGGCTGTCCCGGCTCGGCGACTACGCCCAGCTGCTGGGCCGGGCGCCGCTGGTGCTGGTGCTGCTGTCGCAGGACAACGGCTACACCGACACCGAATTCGACCTCGGCCGGATCGCGCAGTCGATCTGCCTGGTGGTGCACGACCGCGGCCTGGGCACCTGCCTGACCACCCTGCATCCGGACGAGAACGTGCGCGAGGCCGCCGAACTGCTCGGCGTGCCCGACGGCTGGCTGCCGCGCCACGCCATCGCCCTGGGCTACACCGACGCGGACAACCACCGGTCCCCCACCGCGGTGCCGCGCGGGCGGCTGCCGGTGTCGGAACTGCTCACCTGGGTGCCCTAG